A stretch of the Solanum dulcamara chromosome 6, daSolDulc1.2, whole genome shotgun sequence genome encodes the following:
- the LOC129891607 gene encoding RING-H2 finger protein ATL13-like translates to MNWVLVKIQESNVLSPSNQPLFLEPPPPPVSTHDSGGGGGLFNLNNNVSPSILLVIIILAIIFFISGLLHLLVRFLLRPPNRDPDDFDNVTALQGQLQQLFHLHDAGVDQSFIDTLPVFNYKSIIGVKDPFDCAVCLCEFEPDDKLRLLPKCSHAFHMECIDTWLLSHSTCPLCRASLLPDFSSPSNNNHNCSPVVFVLESDSGSSRETIVPNSHELVGSLRRNNSISRLSLSSSLFDDNISVSDIVVVAKSCDEIQAKEGEIEKVVQVKLGKFKNVDPQDNHLGSSGDDQEGSSKDIDSRRCFSMGSFAYVLDETTSLHVPIRRTPSKKQAIKKPNHRQAMSECGCDSRREFNGFEGFKFAEKSMHNMSINNENKILEQGNCKRESFSVSKIWLRGKKDESTTNSRRAFSFRFPANRNIPVAAEPGGPAPAATKNGGRRTVSEIDIGTWENNGGCDEENQCSNRLEFQPKTPSFARRTLLWLMGRQNKVVHSSYSSNL, encoded by the coding sequence ATGAATTGGGTTCTTGTTAAAATTCAAGAAAGTAATGTTCTTTCTCCATCAAACCAACCATTATTCCTTGAACCACCCCCACCCCCAGTTTCTACACATGAttctggtggtggtggtggtcttTTCAATTTGAATAACAATGTTAGTCCAAGTATACTTCTTGTCATCATAATTCTTGCAATTATCTTCTTCATATCTGGTTTGCTTCACTTACTTGTTAGATTCCTATTAAGGCCACCAAATAGAGATCCAGATGATTTTGACAATGTGACAGCCCTTCAAGGTCAATTACAACAACTTTTTCATCTTCATGATGCTGGTGTAGATCAATCTTTTATTGATACACTTCCTGTTTTCAATTACAAATCCATCATTGGTGTAAAAGATCCTTTTGATTGTGCTGTTTGTTTGTGTGAATTTGAGCCTGATGACAAACTTAGATTGCTCCCAAAATGTAGCCATGCTTTTCATATGGAGTGTATTGACACTTGGCTTTTGTCTCATTCAACTTGCCCTCTCTGTAGAGCTAGTCTTTTGCCTGATTTCTCTTCACCATCAAATAACAACCATAATTGTTCCCCTGTTGTGTTTGTTCTTGAATCTGATAGTGGAAGTTCAAGAGAAACTATTGTTCCTAATAGTCATGAATTGGTAGGGTCATTGAGGAGGAACAATTCAATTTCAAGATTGAGTTTGAGTAGTTCCCTTTTTGATGACAACATTAGTGTTTCTGATATTGTTGTTGTGGCAAAATCTTGTGATGAAATCCAAGCAAAAGAAGGGGAAATCGAAAAAGTTGTACAAGTGAAACTAGGGAAATTCAAGAATGTGGATCCACAAGATAATCATCTAGGTAGTAGTGGTGATGATCAAGAAGGAAGTAGCAAAGATATTGATTCAAGAAGGTGTTTTTCAATGGGATCATTTGCTTATGTATTAGATGAAACCACATCTTTACATGTTCCTATTAGGAGAACACCATCAAAAAAGCAAGCAATCAAGAAGCCAAATCATAGACAAGCAATGTCTGAATGTGGATGTGATTCAAGAAGGGAATTCAATGGATTTGAGGGATTCAAATTTGCTGAAAAATCAATGCACAACATGAGTATCAACAATGAAAACAAGATTCTTGAACAAGGGAATTGCAAAAGAGAGAGCTTTTCAGTGTCCAAGATTTGGTTAAGGGGAAAAAAAGATGAGAGTACTACTAATTCAAGAAGGGCATTTTCATTCCGGTTTCCGGCCAACCGGAATATTCCAGTCGCGGCAGAGCCAGGTGGCCCCGCCCCCGCCGCGACCAAGAATGGTGGTAGGAGGACAGTTTCAGAGATTGATATTGGTACATGGGAAAACAATGGAGGATGTGATGAAGAAAATCAATGTTCTAATAGATTGGAATTTCAACCAAAGACACCATCTTTTGCAAGAAGAACACTTCTTTGGCTTATGGGAAGACAAAACAAAGTTGTGCACTCTTCTTACTCATCAAATCTCTAG
- the LOC129891608 gene encoding cation/calcium exchanger 1-like has product MGIFQILSKYRTKIPSLFFNIIFLLIISCLTFHFYSSNSNFYPNNTFTIPPKNNFLKGKDIGCKGIEKITSREEKCTYVKSHEGCKPDGYIFYLQLFYCTFSPILGYILQALWLILLFYLLGDTASSYFCSSLEGLSKSLKLSPIIAGVTLLSLGNGAPDLFSSIVSFMNDGTNDIGLNSIIGGAFFVSSVVAGITSISISQHGRKIKKSSFIGNVMFLILCVVCLLVVIIIGKIHLWGALALFVLYLVYVCFIFVMEMYVQEEKYSNYDDNDDGDKELVLPMVCDMKKGQELSCELLRVPLLMDKSEVQSGKFCVLRKVGYVLELPLDLPRKLTIPNVSQEKWSKSFGIVSITLAPLLLVLIWDFFGPKSSIWAYSISGVLGVSCGVLVFFTSDGLHPPKKFNFLWLGLGFLMSITWTYILAEELISLLVSMGLIFGISPSILGLTLLAWGNSLGDLVSNVTLAQTSGPGGAQVALCGCYAGPIFNTLVGLGSSLIFTTWKAFPSSYIVPTDSTIYETIGFLLLGLLWALVILPKRDMRLDKFFGVGLLAIYSCFLFLKLARALGFVY; this is encoded by the coding sequence ATGGGTATTTTTCAAATTCTCTCTAAGTATAGAACCAAGATTCCATCTTTATTCTTCAATATCATCTTCCTTCTTATTATTTCTTGTTTAACATTTCATTTCTACTcttcaaattccaatttttatCCAAACAACACTTTCACAAttcccccaaaaaataatttcttgaaAGGCAAAGATATTGGTTGTAAAGGTATTGAAAAAATCACTAGTAGAGAAGAAAAGTGCACTTATGTTAAATCACATGAAGGGTGTAAACCTGATGGATATATTTTTTATCTACAACTTTTTTATTGCACTTTTAGCCCAATTCTTGGATATATCTTACAAGCACTTTggttaattttacttttttatttattaggtGATACTGCTAGTAGCTATTTTTGTTCTTCACTTGAAGGGCTATCAAAAAGTTTGAAACTTTCACCTATAATTGCTGGAGTTACACTTCTTTCACTTGGAAATGGTGCACCTGATTTATTCTCTAGTATTGTTTCTTTTATGAATGATGGTACAAATGATATTGGACTTAATAGTATAATTGGTGGTGCTTTCTTTGTTTCAAGTGTAGTGGCTGGAATTACAAGTATATCAATTAGTCAACATGggaggaaaatcaagaagtcaAGTTTTATAGGGAATGTCATGTTCTTGATTCTTTGTGTTGTTTGCCTTCTTGTTGTGATCATCATTGGGAAAATTCACTTGTGGGGTGCTTTGGCTTTGTTTGTACTATATCTTGTCTATGTTTGCTTCATATTTGTCATGGAAATGTATGTTCAAGAAGAGAAGTATTCTAattatgatgataatgatgatggtgATAAAGAACTGGTTTTGCCAATGGTTTGTGACATGAAAAAGGGTCAAGAATTGTCATGTGAATTATTAAGAGTCCCTTTGTTGATGGACAAAAGTGAGGTTCAAAGTGGAAAATTTTGTGTGTTGAGAAAAGTTGGGTATGTTCTTGAATTGCCACTTGACTTACCAAGAAAGTTGACAATTCCAAATGTTTCACAAGAGAAATGGTCAAAATCATTTGGGATTGTGTCAATCACTTTAGCTCCTTTGTTATTGGTTCTCATTTGGGATTTCTTTGGGCCTAAATCAAGTATTTGGGCCTATAGTATTAGTGGAGTTCTCGGGGTTTCTTGTGGGGTTCTTGTGTTTTTCACTAGTGATGGGCTTCACCCACCAAAGAAGTTCAATTTTTTGTGGCTTGGACTTGGTTTTTTAATGAGCATTACTTGGACTTACATCTTGGCAGAAGAGCTTATTTCTTTGTTGGTTTCAATGGGCCTAATCTTTGGGATAAGCCCATCAATTTTGGGCCTGACTCTTCTTGCTTGGGGTAACTCATTGGGAGATTTAGTGTCTAATGTAACACTAGCCCAAACTAGTGGGCCTGGAGGAGCCCAAGTGGCCTTATGTGGATGCTATGCTGGGCCTATATTCAATACCTTAGTGGGCTTGGGCTCATCACTCATTTTCACAACTTGGAAAGCATTTCCTTCAAGCTATATTGTGCCAACAGATTCAACTATTTATGAGACCATTGGGTTTTTACTATTGGGCTTACTTTGGGCCTTGGTAATTTTGCCCAAGAGGGATATGAGGCTTGATAAGTTCTTTGGAGTTGGGCTTTTGGCTATATACTCATGTTTCTTGTTCTTAAAGCTTGCTAGAGCTTTGGGCTTCGTTTATTGA